One segment of Pricia mediterranea DNA contains the following:
- a CDS encoding sigma-70 family RNA polymerase sigma factor, which produces MRQLKIIKQVTNRESKSLDKYLQDISKIDLINASEEVELAQRIRAGDQLALEKLTTANLRFVVSVAKQYQNQGLKLPDLINEGNLGLVKAAKRFDETRGFKFISYAVWWIRQSILQALAEQSRVVRLPLNKIGSINKIKKTFSYLEQAHERPPSAEEIAKELEMTVSEVKQSIKNSGRHVSMDAPLREGEDSNLYDVLRSGESPKPDKSLMQQSLNTEINRALETLSPREADVVKLYYGIGDQQSMTLAEIGQTFDLTRERVRQIREKAIRKLRHNSRSKLLKTYLG; this is translated from the coding sequence ATGAGGCAACTAAAGATTATCAAGCAGGTAACGAACCGGGAATCGAAATCATTGGACAAGTACTTGCAGGATATCAGTAAAATCGATCTGATCAACGCATCCGAGGAAGTAGAACTGGCACAACGCATCCGGGCCGGGGATCAACTCGCCCTTGAAAAACTGACAACCGCCAATCTGCGTTTTGTGGTGTCCGTGGCCAAACAGTATCAAAATCAAGGTTTGAAACTACCTGATTTGATCAACGAGGGAAATTTAGGATTGGTGAAAGCGGCCAAGCGTTTTGACGAGACGCGCGGATTTAAGTTTATCTCCTACGCGGTTTGGTGGATACGACAGTCCATTCTTCAAGCGCTGGCGGAACAGTCTCGGGTTGTACGGCTTCCCCTGAACAAAATCGGGTCCATCAATAAAATTAAAAAGACATTTTCTTATCTCGAGCAGGCGCACGAACGTCCGCCCTCGGCCGAAGAAATTGCCAAAGAGCTGGAAATGACCGTCAGTGAGGTCAAACAATCCATCAAAAACTCCGGCCGCCACGTATCGATGGATGCCCCGCTGCGTGAAGGCGAGGATTCCAACCTATACGATGTATTGCGCTCAGGCGAATCGCCCAAGCCGGACAAATCCCTGATGCAGCAATCGCTCAACACCGAAATCAACCGTGCTTTGGAAACTTTGTCCCCCCGGGAGGCCGACGTGGTCAAACTGTACTACGGTATCGGCGATCAGCAGTCCATGACCTTGGCGGAAATCGGACAGACCTTTGACCTGACCCGGGAACGGGTACGGCAAATTCGCGAAAAGGCCATTCGAAAACTTAGACATAATTCCCGAAGCAAGCTTTTGAAGACTTATTTGGGATAG
- a CDS encoding YaiO family outer membrane beta-barrel protein: protein MFFLILTVWFPFLGMAQGSGYSGNPDTSFFTARTLAFEGKRDIARDTLNHILTKYPDYSDVRSLLASTYSWDGKYDLARDQFNRITSQEPQNKEVWVAAIKNEIYSEDYYIALGLSNKALTYLKDDGDIQALRRKVLENLHEDKKTAMDTAVSTVKKYTEPQIQRNNISMTNSFEVFDAVYGPMVYSNLAYSRKTKAGSVIPRINYANRFETHGLQYELDLYPKFSKTFYAYLNYGFSSAPIFPGHRAGAEFYANLPKAIETSLGVRYLDFRTTKATVYTGSVGLYRGNYYFSVRSYVTPQDFGNVSVSGGLLVRRYLKDAHNYLGINMGMGYSPELKQFIDGEALLAETLLFVESQRLALSYQFTGKVSPNSYKLNLGLSRQELVFDSGNFVWSVSAGLRYQVKF from the coding sequence ATGTTTTTTTTGATTTTGACGGTTTGGTTTCCCTTTTTGGGGATGGCGCAGGGGAGCGGCTATAGCGGCAATCCGGACACATCTTTTTTTACGGCCAGAACTTTGGCCTTTGAGGGTAAACGGGATATTGCCCGCGACACCTTAAACCACATCCTTACCAAATATCCCGATTATAGCGATGTACGAAGTCTTTTGGCCAGTACCTATAGTTGGGACGGAAAATATGACCTTGCCCGGGACCAGTTTAACCGTATCACATCACAAGAACCCCAAAACAAGGAGGTTTGGGTCGCGGCGATAAAAAACGAAATCTATTCCGAAGACTACTATATTGCCCTGGGATTATCCAACAAGGCCCTAACCTATTTAAAGGATGATGGTGACATCCAAGCTTTACGGCGAAAGGTGCTAGAAAATCTACATGAAGATAAGAAAACAGCAATGGATACCGCCGTTAGCACGGTAAAAAAATACACGGAACCGCAAATTCAAAGAAATAATATATCGATGACCAACTCCTTTGAGGTTTTCGATGCCGTGTACGGACCGATGGTATATTCCAATCTTGCATATAGTCGAAAAACCAAGGCGGGAAGCGTCATCCCGCGTATCAACTACGCCAACCGGTTCGAGACACACGGGCTACAATACGAACTGGACCTCTATCCCAAATTCTCAAAAACCTTCTACGCTTATCTGAACTATGGGTTTTCGAGCGCACCTATTTTTCCCGGTCATAGGGCAGGGGCAGAGTTTTATGCCAACTTGCCCAAAGCCATCGAAACCTCGCTGGGGGTGCGCTATTTGGACTTCAGAACGACCAAGGCGACCGTTTACACGGGTTCGGTGGGACTATATCGGGGAAACTATTATTTTTCGGTAAGGTCTTATGTGACTCCACAGGATTTCGGCAATGTAAGTGTATCGGGTGGACTTTTGGTGCGCAGGTATCTGAAAGACGCCCACAACTATCTCGGTATAAATATGGGTATGGGCTATTCTCCGGAACTGAAACAGTTTATTGACGGCGAAGCGCTCTTGGCGGAGACGTTACTGTTTGTCGAATCGCAACGCCTGGCCTTGTCATATCAGTTTACCGGGAAGGTAAGCCCCAACAGCTACAAGCTCAATTTGGGATTGTCTCGCCAAGAACTGGTCTTTGATTCCGGCAACTTTGTTTGGTCCGTTTCCGCAGGACTTAGATATCAGGTCAAATTCTAA